The Fuscovulum sp. sequence GAGCAATGCCAGACCCGCGCAGCGCGGGAAAAAGGGCAGGCTTTTGCCAAGGGACGCAGACACGCAGACCACCATCAACACCAGGAACGGATGCCCCCAAGAAGATGTCCGTCAGTGTCGTTATGAGGGCGTTGACGTGTCAATTCCGGGAAAAGTGCAAGACCACGGCCCGACTACGGATCGCGCCCATGCAGGCGGAAGACACCGCATCTGTGCAGGGTGTTCACGGAACATTTCAAAACATGTCAAAATCACGGCGACGCGTGATCACTTTGTGGCAAAACTGCGGCCAAGTTGCGGCAATTTCTGGCGATTCGGCCTAACGCTTGGTTCGTCCCATGAACGCAAGTCTTTCGAAAAGGTGAACGTCCTGCTCGTTCTTCAAAAGTGCGCCATGCAGACGCGGGAGCGCCGGCCCACCTTCGCGCTTCAGGTCTTCGGGTGACAGATCTTCGGCCAGCAAGAGGCGCAGCCAATCCAGCACTTCGGAGGTGGAGGGTTTCTTCTTCAGCCCCGGTACTTCGCGCAGTTCGTAGAACTGGGTCAGCGCGGCGGTCAGCAGGGCGGGTTTGATGCCGGGAAAATGCACATCCACGATGGCGCGCATCGTGTCGATGTCGGGGAAGCGGATATAGTGAAAGAAGCAGCGCCGCAGGAACGCGTCGGGCAATTCTTTTTCATTGTTGGACGTGATGATGACCACGGGGCGATGGGTGGCGCGGACGGTTTCGCCTGTCTCGTAGACGTGGAATTCCATCCGGTCGAGTTCCTGCAACAGATCGTTGGGAAATTCGATATCGGCCTTGTCCACCTCATCGATCAGCAAGACCACGCGGGAGGGGGCCTCAAACGCCTGCCACAGCTTGCCCTTGCGGATGTAGTTGCGCACGTCGTTCACGCGCGCATCGCCCAGCTGGCTGTCGCGCAGGCGGCTGACGGCATCGTATTCGTACAGGCCTTGCTGCGCCTTGGTGGTGGATTTCACATGCCATTCGATCAGCGGCATCCCCAAGGCCTGTGCCACCTGCCGCGCCAGTTCCGTTTTCCCGGTGCCGGGTTCGCCCTTGACCAGAAGCGGGCGTTGCAGCGTGACGGCTGCGTTGACCGCGAGGGTCAGATCATCGGTCGCGACATAGCCAGAGGTAGAAGAGAATTTCATGGGATCTCGCGCAGGGAGGGGGCGGGCAGGGGTGGACCCTATCGCCCCGGTAATTCCGTCGCAACTGCTAGTGACAATCCTTTGGCGATGGTCTAGATGCACGGCCAACAGGAGCGCGCCATGCAAGCAGACCCCCTGTCGGCGCGGTCCGACCAGACGGAGACAGCAGTGATGAAGCCCGAAGTGTTTCTTCCCGACGATTATCGCCCGGCCGAGGACGAGCCGTTCATGAATGACCGGCAGCTGGAATATTTCCGGCGCAAGCTGCTCAACTGGAAGGCCGAGCTTCTGTCGCAATCGGCGGAAACCATCGACAACCTTCAGGATTCGGCGCGCAACGTGCCCGATATCGCCGACCGTGCCAGCGAAGAAACGGATCGCGCGCTGGAACTGCGCACGCGGGACCGGCAGCGCAAGCTGGTGGCCAAGATCGACTCGGCCCTGCGCCGGATCGACAATGGCGAATACGGCTATTGCGAAATGACGGGCGAACCCATCAGCCTGAAGCGGTTGGATGCGCGACCCATCGCCACGATGACGCTGGAAGCGCAGGAAAAGCACGAACGCCGCGAGAAGGTTCACCGTGAAGATTGACCGCAGGTCCGCCCCTTGCGGGGCGCGGCGGGGAAGCAGAAAGTGACGCCGGACCTTCGGGTTCGGCGTTTTGCATTCGGGGGTGCGGGGGATGAGCCTGATCGGGCGGCCGGTAACGGTTCTTGGCGCGGGCGTGGCGGGGCTGGCTGTCGCGCGGGCGCTGGCGCTGCGCGGGGCGCAGGTAACGGTTCTGGAACAGGCCGACGCGATCCGCGAAGTGGGCGCCGGGCTTCAGATCAGCCCGAACGGTGCGGCGGTGTTGCAGGCCTTGGGGCTTGGCCCTGCACTGGCCGCAGTCAGCCTGCGGGCGCAGGCGGTGGTGCTGCGCGACGGGCTGGACAGTTCGGCGGTGTTGCGGATGGATCTGGCGCGGCTGCGCCCTGAACAGGGGTGGCATTTCGTGCACCGCGCCGATCTGATCGCGCTTTTGCTGGACGGCGCGCGCGAGGCGGGGGTGACGCTGCGGCTGTTGCACAAGGTGGAGGCGGTCGATCTGTCCGGCGCAAGGCCGCGTGTGCGGCTGGTGCAGGGCGAGGAGGTCGAGGCGGGGCTGCTGATCGGGGCGGATGGCCTGCATTCGCCGCTGCGTATGGCGCTGAACGGGGCGGCGGCCCCCTTCTTTACCCATCAGGTGGCCTGGCGTGCGGTGATCCCGAACGATCCCGGCGATGCGGTGGAGGCCGAGGTGCATATGGGCCCCGGCCGCCATCTGGTGAGCTATCCGCTGCGGGGCGGGGCGTGGCGCAATATCGTGGCGGTCGAGGAGCGGCGGCGCTGGGTCGAAGAAGGCTGGTCGCTGCGCGATGATCCGATGGAACTGCGGCTTGCCTTTGCCGGGTTTTCGCCCCGAGTGCGCGGCTGGCTGGACCGGGTGGAGGATGTCTGGCTTTGGGGGCTTTTCCGCCATCCGGTGGCGCAATCATGGTTCAGGGGGTTGCCTGATGGGGCGGCGGTGATCCTGGGCGATGCGGCCCATCCGACGCTGCCTTTTCTGGCGCAGGGGGCCAATATGGCGCTGGAGGATGCCTGGGCGCTGGCTGCCGCGCTGTCAGGCCATGACGGGGATGCCGCGGCATTGGCGGCCTATCAGGCCGCCCGCGCGCCGCGCTGTGCCCGGATCGTGCAGGCGGCCGAGGCCAATGCGCGCAACTATCACCTGACGGGCGCACGGCGGGCGGTGGGCCATGCTGCGCTGCGACTGGCGGGAACCG is a genomic window containing:
- a CDS encoding MoxR family ATPase; this encodes MKFSSTSGYVATDDLTLAVNAAVTLQRPLLVKGEPGTGKTELARQVAQALGMPLIEWHVKSTTKAQQGLYEYDAVSRLRDSQLGDARVNDVRNYIRKGKLWQAFEAPSRVVLLIDEVDKADIEFPNDLLQELDRMEFHVYETGETVRATHRPVVIITSNNEKELPDAFLRRCFFHYIRFPDIDTMRAIVDVHFPGIKPALLTAALTQFYELREVPGLKKKPSTSEVLDWLRLLLAEDLSPEDLKREGGPALPRLHGALLKNEQDVHLFERLAFMGRTKR
- the dksA gene encoding RNA polymerase-binding protein DksA; this encodes MKPEVFLPDDYRPAEDEPFMNDRQLEYFRRKLLNWKAELLSQSAETIDNLQDSARNVPDIADRASEETDRALELRTRDRQRKLVAKIDSALRRIDNGEYGYCEMTGEPISLKRLDARPIATMTLEAQEKHERREKVHRED
- a CDS encoding FAD-dependent monooxygenase produces the protein MSLIGRPVTVLGAGVAGLAVARALALRGAQVTVLEQADAIREVGAGLQISPNGAAVLQALGLGPALAAVSLRAQAVVLRDGLDSSAVLRMDLARLRPEQGWHFVHRADLIALLLDGAREAGVTLRLLHKVEAVDLSGARPRVRLVQGEEVEAGLLIGADGLHSPLRMALNGAAAPFFTHQVAWRAVIPNDPGDAVEAEVHMGPGRHLVSYPLRGGAWRNIVAVEERRRWVEEGWSLRDDPMELRLAFAGFSPRVRGWLDRVEDVWLWGLFRHPVAQSWFRGLPDGAAVILGDAAHPTLPFLAQGANMALEDAWALAAALSGHDGDAAALAAYQAARAPRCARIVQAAEANARNYHLTGARRAVGHAALRLAGTVAPGMALRRFDWLYGFDVTAG